A window of Phenylobacterium sp. NIBR 498073 genomic DNA:
GCGCTGCTCGGCGGCGGACTGCTGTTGCTGGACAAGCGTCCGTGGCTGGCCGGCGTCCTGATCGGCCTCATGGTCTACAAGCCGCATTTCGGCGTGCTGCTGCCGTTGCTCCTGGCCGTGCAGGGGCGCTGGAAGACCTTCGCCTCGGCGTCGGCCACCGCGCTCGCCGTCTGCGCGATCGCCTATGTCGCCTATGGCCCGGAGCCGTGGCTGGCGTTTTTCGCCAACTTCGACCGCGTGTCGGTAATCCTCGAGCGCGGCCACCTGCCGTGGAGCAAGATCCCCAGCGTCTTCGTGATGTTCGCCAGCCTCGGGGTGCCGATGAAGGCCGCCTATGCGGCGCACGCCGCGGTGGCCGTAGGCCTCGCCGTGGCGACGCTCATCGCCTGGCGCGGGCCGGGGCCCCAGTCGCTGAAGGTCGCTCTGGCGATTCCGGCGATCCTGGCGGTCAGCCCCTATTGCTTCGACTACGACCTGGTGCTGCTGGCGCTGCCGATCGGCCTGCTGGCCGATTATGGCCGGACATCGCCCCTGGCGCCGGGCGCGCGCATCGCGATGGCGGCGGCCTTCCTCGGGCCGGTCATTTTCCCGACGGTGGCCTACCAGACCCACGTGCAGCTGCTGCCGGTCACCAACCTGCTGCTCTATGTCGTCGTCTGGCGGACGCTCGCGCTGGCGCAGCGCGCCGATGTCGCCGTTGCGCCGGCGGTCGTGAGCCCCAACCTGGCCGGCTAGACCGGATCGACGCGGAAGTAGCGCTCGGCTTGCTCGCTCCAGCCGTAGGCCGTCTCGTTCATCTGCTCGCGGTCGTAGGCCGGGCT
This region includes:
- a CDS encoding glycosyltransferase family 87 protein, with product MRLQDLDRLVNADRVRNYSLLLVVGYAIAVVAWLVYMAGNDWLDPFGSPLGYDFITFYAASDLARMGDPAGAFDYYKIYAREVAAVPANTSIFLWHYPPPFNLVIAPLAFVPYPVALAGWLASTLGLYLLMVRRISDHRYALLIALAFPATFINLMHGQNGFLNAALLGGGLLLLDKRPWLAGVLIGLMVYKPHFGVLLPLLLAVQGRWKTFASASATALAVCAIAYVAYGPEPWLAFFANFDRVSVILERGHLPWSKIPSVFVMFASLGVPMKAAYAAHAAVAVGLAVATLIAWRGPGPQSLKVALAIPAILAVSPYCFDYDLVLLALPIGLLADYGRTSPLAPGARIAMAAAFLGPVIFPTVAYQTHVQLLPVTNLLLYVVVWRTLALAQRADVAVAPAVVSPNLAG